One stretch of Paenibacillus sp. FSL R5-0341 DNA includes these proteins:
- a CDS encoding ABC transporter substrate-binding protein: MIKFKTWWSLLMVIALITITACGSGETASDNGTDNTPGTVGSAEAEAAFAKGKYDPPIEFSSVLMPKKYVQGDTKENNVHDRWMLETLGMKHKDTWYPANDDQYRQKLQLAIASGEKLPDFVTVPTNAVLTNQLIDSGQFIAIDELFDKYASQTLKDHAAAHPELWYPFTKDGKKYNMPIMEYTDNDDTLLWLREDWMEKLNLEAPKTIADLENIMDKFKNENPDGLSPDKVFPLAISLKNNTNTWMGQLDWLFGAYGTIEEQWNKDANGNLEYGSVNPGAKQALAKLAEWMDKGYIHADSALWDEGKSAESWTAGKAGILPGANWVPDWPAPDLLKNVPGSKYKAYPVPAGPDGKIGTKWQNSGVNASIMINKDAKHPEAIFLYYNYLLDNLANPKAGSEYEYGFAKGYDWDIIDGQPTSDKEKIKDFSNEFPFLTGPARIPDLYMKTLVKLANGEKPETPYEKQMAEFRKPENWYAGKVVMSQIDVRKQNYFTGAATPTMVSKWNLLRQSEMETFNKIIYGNLPIDAFDQFVANWKSNGGDQITQEVNDWFKSVSAK; encoded by the coding sequence ATGATCAAATTCAAAACATGGTGGTCACTGCTCATGGTTATCGCGCTCATCACGATCACTGCGTGCGGCAGTGGCGAGACAGCCAGTGACAATGGTACCGATAATACGCCGGGAACTGTCGGCTCAGCGGAAGCAGAAGCTGCTTTTGCTAAAGGAAAATATGATCCACCGATCGAGTTCAGTTCGGTATTAATGCCGAAGAAATACGTGCAAGGAGATACCAAAGAAAATAACGTGCACGATCGCTGGATGCTCGAAACGCTGGGTATGAAACACAAAGATACTTGGTATCCGGCCAATGACGATCAATACAGACAAAAGCTGCAACTGGCTATCGCCTCTGGCGAAAAGCTGCCTGATTTCGTAACGGTACCCACCAATGCGGTACTGACGAATCAGCTGATCGACTCCGGTCAATTCATCGCCATCGATGAGTTGTTCGACAAGTACGCGAGTCAGACTCTGAAAGATCACGCAGCAGCACATCCTGAACTGTGGTATCCGTTCACCAAGGACGGCAAGAAATACAACATGCCGATCATGGAGTACACCGACAACGACGATACACTGCTCTGGCTCCGCGAGGACTGGATGGAGAAGCTGAACCTGGAAGCTCCGAAAACTATCGCGGATCTTGAGAACATCATGGACAAATTCAAAAACGAAAACCCGGACGGTCTGTCTCCAGACAAAGTATTCCCGCTGGCGATCTCGCTGAAAAATAACACCAACACCTGGATGGGTCAGCTCGACTGGTTGTTCGGTGCATACGGCACAATTGAGGAGCAATGGAACAAAGACGCAAACGGCAACCTCGAGTACGGCTCCGTTAACCCGGGTGCCAAACAAGCTCTTGCCAAGCTGGCTGAATGGATGGATAAAGGTTATATCCACGCTGACTCCGCTCTGTGGGACGAAGGCAAATCCGCTGAAAGCTGGACAGCTGGCAAAGCGGGCATTCTGCCTGGCGCAAACTGGGTACCGGACTGGCCTGCACCTGACCTGCTGAAGAACGTACCTGGCTCAAAGTATAAAGCTTACCCTGTGCCAGCTGGCCCAGACGGCAAGATCGGTACGAAGTGGCAGAACTCTGGTGTCAACGCAAGTATCATGATCAACAAAGATGCGAAGCATCCAGAAGCCATCTTCTTGTATTACAACTACCTGCTGGACAACCTCGCGAACCCGAAAGCGGGCAGTGAGTATGAATACGGCTTCGCCAAAGGTTACGACTGGGATATCATTGACGGACAACCGACCAGTGACAAAGAGAAGATCAAAGACTTCTCCAACGAATTCCCTTTCCTGACCGGCCCAGCACGTATCCCGGATCTGTACATGAAAACACTCGTGAAGCTGGCCAACGGCGAGAAGCCTGAAACACCTTACGAGAAACAAATGGCCGAATTCCGTAAACCGGAAAACTGGTATGCTGGTAAAGTCGTTATGTCCCAGATCGACGTCCGTAAACAAAACTATTTCACTGGCGCTGCAACACCAACCATGGTATCCAAATGGAACCTGCTCCGCCAGTCCGAGATGGAAACCTTCAACAAAATCATCTACGGCAATTTGCCAATTGATGCCTTTGACCAATTCGTCGCCAACTGGAAATCCAATGGCGGTGATCAGATCACGCAAGAAGTGAATGATTGGTTTAAATCGGTAAGTGCGAAGTAA
- a CDS encoding helix-turn-helix transcriptional regulator, which yields MKHRQEPPGDKNIIGSRVVSIRKSKGIKQREFLAKLQTLGLDISQTSLSRLEGQYRLVQDYEVVVIAKALEVSVGYLLGESE from the coding sequence ATGAAGCATAGACAAGAACCGCCTGGCGACAAAAACATCATCGGCTCCCGAGTCGTATCTATTCGTAAAAGTAAGGGCATCAAACAACGAGAATTCCTCGCCAAATTGCAAACATTGGGTTTGGATATCAGTCAGACCAGTCTTTCACGTTTAGAGGGTCAGTATCGTCTTGTTCAAGATTATGAAGTGGTGGTAATTGCGAAAGCTTTGGAGGTTTCTGTGGGGTATTTGCTTGGAGAGTCTGAGTAA
- a CDS encoding aspartyl-phosphate phosphatase Spo0E family protein, which translates to MSRLLDLLEEERRKLNQLGEASLKQAIPLWDNPEVQEQSRRVDELVARVSGMKARHNRVVR; encoded by the coding sequence ATGAGCCGGTTGCTTGACTTATTGGAAGAGGAACGGCGCAAGCTTAATCAGCTTGGTGAGGCATCCTTGAAGCAAGCGATTCCGTTATGGGACAATCCCGAGGTTCAGGAACAGAGCCGAAGGGTGGATGAACTGGTGGCACGAGTGAGTGGAATGAAGGCGAGACATAACCGAGTTGTACGATGA